The genomic region taatatatttattattattattattattatcattattatcattattattattattattattatattatgtttactattttattaatatattaattattattaatattattcataacatatttattattattattattatatttaatattattatattaataagttattattttatatttattatattattaatatactcattattattaatattattaatcacatatttattattattattattattattattattattattattatatttaatattattatattaataagttattatattagacctattattattatattattattatttattttttagttattattattaatatattatattattattaataatgttatcatttatattactaatatattattattattattattattactatatttattattatattactattttattttttatatatcttattagattattattattagattatattaatatattattattattaatgaataatattataataatatttattattattattattggtattatttttattataatatttattattattattattattattattattattattattattattattttgatttgattgattgattcgatcgattcgatttgattgattgattgattgattgattcattaactacattaagttgattgattgattcactccattaagttgattgattgattgattgattgagacaatttcaaatcaaaagaacagggccttacatTATTGTTAACAATACAAAGTAAGCTACTCGACTAGGTAGCACCAGACACTTGACAACTAAATCTAGCACTACAAAGCCATACAACGATATTACATAACTTTTATTTAAAAGAAGATCTGCGACATTAAGAAAAGTAACATTAGCGACGGTAGAATGGCAAAGGATGGCAGCTTGGTTCCGAACGTTgatatcatcatcattaacacggaAGATCTCAAAATACCGTTGACACCTACAAGCGCCGGAGTGACAATAACAGGGTGTACTTACGCTCTTACGAAAAGAACGTAGCAAGAAAAGATGAAAGGCAAGACAAAGTCTGCCCTCGGCGGAGATAAATCTCCTACACCTAAGAGATCGCACCCATTGATCATAGGGAAAACGGACCGGGAAATCCAACACGCAATGTATAACCCGAACCCCCAGAGACACAagcaccacaacaccaacaccgtTTAAGGGACTTGACTTACCATTAAAAAGACAACTAAGACTCCTATTGAAGGAGGTTATTAGGAGATACAAACAAGACAAGAAAATAAATGGAAAcaacattcaaaagatgagaagACCACCGCCTCCAACTCCAACCAACACCacctccaaaatcccaaaatcACCCTACCCAACACACCTCAATCAGAAAGGAAAGGATCCCCAGCAAACATAACCTCACTACGACCAAAAAGAAGTCGGACTCGACAGACCATCCTCGAAAGACATGGCACACCCAACGAACACCATACCACTGAGACTCCAAATTCCAAGCGACCCCTCCAGGACCATCGGCGGACATGCAACACAACCAACCAAAAAAACACGACAGAGCGACATTAAACCTCGGAAAAGGGACCGATCTAGTGGAGGAAGGGGCGAGGGGGAGAGGAAACACCAAATCGTCCCAAAATCACcaccattaacaaaaaaaaccACCAAGATGAGCTATGCTCATCAACCAGACACAACAACCGCCGTTCAAGACACGGAACTTACCAGGACAATCCCGGGGTGGGGAATGGGGCGAGGGAAAGGGGAAACACCCCAGGACCGCATGCGACGCTTTCGATGACAGGACAGGGGAACGTGGAACGGAACGACCTCAGGACAACCACACGAAAAAACCAAGCAAGCCACCAGACGATCGGGACGGAGAAGAGATCCGAAGAAAGAAAAGCGTGAAGTCAGGCTATAGAGGACCGCGAAAACCAAGGAGGCATGTTTCTCACCGGAGATGGGTCAAGGAATGACCCCATCTCCGGCGAATGGTAGGGGGAGAAGGGGGAGGTGACTGGAAGGAGAGGCGACGGCTGTTCAAAAAGAGGTTTTAGGGTTTTCTTTTTTTAGAGAGTGGTAGGAGgctttttagagagagagagagatttatTATGATAATTATGCTGTCACTAAGCGACTTAATCCATAGGATAATGTTGTACATTTCTATAAGTGGAGTCGTAGACCCATTTTCGATAATAAGTCTATCCTAACCTCActtcgaaattttttcgcttttaaaCTCTTGTTCAGAAAATAAAGCAAATTATTTTTTTGATGTATAACTTAAAAGGAGAAatagaaacaaaacaaaaagttaATCTATAGTTCTATACTTAAAGCCATGAAAGTCATAAAATAAGAAAAActcctttttttctttccttttaatTCATACGCTAATATAATGTATCTATAAAATGGAACTTCAAACAATACTAGTTTTAACTATATGAGGGGCGAACCTCGAAAACTAATCATCTATTAGTCTATTACACGTAAAATAGTACTCCTAATAACGTTCTAAGACATACAAGACCAATGAAATTGGAGAACTTTAGTCTGGCTTTCTTCTCATTTTTTGTTTCAGGGAATATTTCTGTCTGCTTGGTTTAAGGGAAAACAGCCCAAGAACCAATCAATAAACATGGTAAACTCCTTAACCCATCTCTACCAAGTTCTTCCAATTCCCACATCCTTCCCTTCACATTTCAGTGCAATTTTCAAGCTGATCGGAATGAGTAAAATACTCAGAAATCCCCATCTTTAGTCATTGATCTTGATCTATGTCGAGCATTCGAATACCGAGGGAAGTTGAGTGTCATGTCTACTAAGCTTTCTCCTTCACCCAACTCTGACAAACCATTATGAGACTTCCCTTTATTAGTCTCCCTAACGTCGCATACATCATTAGCATCAATACTGCTAATACTTCTACGCGTATACTGAGATATAGAAGAGTTCAGATGGCTTAAACTGTCTGGTGTTACATGGCTGATATCTGACAAGGATTTTTCAAGTGGCGGAGGCTTCAAAAACAAGATCACCACAGCAATATCATCAATTTTCGAGGATGGGTATCGGCTTTTCCATGCTCGTATCGCATGTACTGCCAGCAACTTTGCTGCTGATGGTCTTTTCCTTGCTGACAAGACTATCTTAACTACTTCGAAGTTCGTTAGAACATCCCAAAtctgaaaaaacaaaataaatttaGTAATGCAGGATAAACAAACTCTTGTAAGACTTCACAGAACTGACACAACGAGGATCATATCTGTCATCTAAAGCAGATTTGAACTTTGAACTGATTCAATGCCTAAAACAATCCCAAGTGACTCGGTTCAGACAAAAACGTTGATAGACAACATGGTAAAATGACCTAATCAACCATTGACTAGAAAATGACCTGAAACATAATGAATTAAGGTGCTTACTCCGTCAGTAGCAAGGACTACAAACTCGTCCTCTTCGACCAACTTGCGGCAAAATATTTGAGGGACGGAAATGAGGCCATAACTTTTGAGACAAAAGTCTCCGAAAGCTCTAGTCATAGCAAGGCCAGGGCTATCCTCATCAGGCAACCATAACCGAAGGACATGAGCCTCTGCACCAAGGGAGAAGACTCTTCCTTTGCAACGCCTAATTCTCTCTGCTTCTTTGCCAAGGCTTGGCTTCAAATCCACTGTTAGTTGTACTGCTATCACTTGCCCTATTTCCCCTCTCGAGCACATTACTGCTCGTGAATCCCCCAAGTTGCTGATTATTAGGTAATCTCCCTACGTACATTCAGGAAAATTGTAGGAAACGTTACGAAATTGCTACTGACGGAGTAAGCACCTTAATTCATAGTGCTTGACAAACTGGTCGAACAAGTGATTTCATTTGTTTGAGGTCACAGGGTTTCGACTTTCCagaaaatttctatttttcatGATAAACTAGACAATTTTAGCCAGAAAATAAGAAACTCATGGCAAATACTACTCCGTATTCCGTATGCACTGAAAGGTTATGTCTTGAACCAAACAACTACTAAGAATGCTGGTCATTTAAACAATGCTTATTAAAGAACATTGACATATGTCCTTACCTGCTTAACAATAGTTACAGCAGTACTACCACTGCAGTAACTTTCAATCGAGGAGTCGAGACTGAGCTCTTGGTCCACCTCTCTAAATGCCCTCAAAAGGCTGGACTTCCATCTATAGAAAACTAGATCAGCTACAGGATCATCCGCGTCACGGACGGATCTACTGTTGGGTTCTCTGGTTTCAGAGTTGGAGTCATCTACGTCATCACAAAAGGCATCCACGTCACTCTGGCTACGGCCTGTGATTTTGATGTGGTGATATACGGTTGAGAGCTTGGCCGGTAGTTGGTCACGGACCCTCCGAGACACCTTATGCCCACTTGGTCCATGACCATCAAACACCCCACAAAAGTACATTTCATTCTCTCCTGTAAAGTCCTGCCTATCACATTTTCTTGTCAGATAAGAACTTCCCGGTTTGGGAGACATTTACATTAAAATGGGTTCTCTATAACAACATCCACAATTAGTCAATTACCTCGCATAACAAAGACGAAAATGTCAATAAAGGTTTTTTCAATTTCAAACATTCATCTCAACGAATGACAGAAACAAGAGAAAGAGTAACAAGTCTTTGACGATTTATTCTAAGTTTCTGAATCAGTTACAGATATGATAAAaattacctcccaaacagtcataGCATCCTGATTAAGTCCTTTCTTCCCCTGCATAGTGGCCATTGAAACAAAGCCTGAAAAACCTTGAAGCCTAATAGATGCTCCATAATCTCCCCTTATGACCTGATCGGAATCATTTTCACAAACACCGATTTGTCGGTTACCATGAGTTCCATACTTTTGTTTTCGGCTACAACAGGTTCCCATTTTATTGGCAACCCGCCATATATCTATGGCTAACAATGCAATTCTTGCGCAATGCTATTTCTTTTTGGTTTCTGGTAAAAACAAAGCCAAAAATCTAAGATACTGTCAGGTTTCCGGATAAACAAGAAATGTACTTCTAAAGTTAAGTATGATAATCATAAAAATGTTtgaaacaaaaaataaaaataaaaataagaatgtTGGATTGTTTGCAGAGAAGGATTTAGCTTGTTATTTGGCCGAATAATTCAATCTTTTTTCTCTTTGCTGGATTCTTGCAGCCTGAAATTTTGCAGGATGATCAAAAGATTAAAATTTGGTAGATCAATAAGGATATAAGGTAGAATTGATATGCCTTTTTACTGAGTACTATTTTTGGATTCATTTTTTTCCTGGATTGGATGACTATATTTAGCTCTGTCTTTTATATATCCGTAATCACTAATTGATTCCTTGTAGATAACTATTTCCCTATCACAGAAAATCAGCTAATACAAGAAATAGACATGTCAATCAGATCGTCCCGGTGGGGTTCATGTTAGACAATCCTGGGTTTGGTTGCTTAGTAATTTGAAGTCTAATTTTCAGATAGACTGAAGCATGTTAAATCTTCATATTAAACGCAAACTTACGTGACATGACTAGAAATGCACGAATCAGCCGTCATTGTTAACATCTGTTCCTAAGTAACATGTAGAGATGACATAAAGTGTCAAAAGTTTCGTGTACAGCCAGTTGGTCTCAAGTCTCTCAACTCCACCAGAGTCGCGTTCTTTTCATCGACAGCAAACAGGCCAGAGCCATCATGGTATTAAATCTCGGTTTAAGACTTGATTTCAATATAGTCGAGATAACCTTCAAAAGCTGGACAACTTGGCCGTGATTAATGTTGACTGTCAAGGACTATACCTTGGGCTGGACTTCTCCGTCTGGTCGTTCCTAGACATGACAAAACTTACCCGACTTGGACACAAGAGCAACCAGAATTGCAACGAAAAAACCCAAGCCAAAAAGgctaattaaaaacaaaaaccTTCACGATTTGAAACGGACGGAAAATCCTACGCTGACACGAACCTTTGATAAACTAAATAACCCTTATGATCCATTTTCCCACTCAACTTGTCCGAAAGGGAGCATAGGTGCTATTTATTGGCACATCAAACACATATAACGGAGGAGGAATATGTCAGCAGAGCATCACATAAGCCTTCATAAACATGACTCAGAACGAGTAAAGCGTAGGAAGGCAATGTCACATTGAGATTCATGCACCAGAGGATTTCTACTTATATGACAGGACATCACAAGGTTTGCCAGGATGCTGTACTAAACTACTACATGCGGGGAATGAAAGTTTGGAGCTGAAAAGAGTTGTAAGCACACTGCAACATAAACATCAATAAGGCAACTACAAGTCTGCACCAATTTACTTGATATATTAATGCCCAAAGGCGCTCGCATCTTAAGCACATAACCAACATGAATACAGCAGGAAACAACAATAAACCAGTAACATacataaccaaaaaaaaaaggaagaatcAAAGAATGCAAAGATTGAAACAACTACCACATTGTCTCTAAAAAACATTTCAGTATAGTACTATAATGTAACTCCATCCGAGGGCAGCACCTCCAAAGATGATATGTTAGCAATCAGTCGATCACCACCATTGATGAACTAGAAATCCGTGTTCTCTGAGGGTGGTAAAAAGGTTCAAGCATTGCCCGTAAGATTCTCCTACTTAGCAGTTAGAACCTATGCCACCGATTATAATGGCATTCGAGAAAAACCTCGTGGCGTATAATCGGTCATACAAATCACCTCCCTCTCTATCAATCTCGAGATGAGATCAAACAGCTCAGTCCCTTTCACATCCATTTCTATATCAGTCTGAGTCGACTGCAACCACTCCGCAAAATCAAACCCGAGAATCTAATCTACACCACCATCTTCGTCGGATTGGATAGTTAAATATTGTATATTTGGTATATTCCTCCAAAGATGATACTTGTAGTTAACATACGGTATATTCCTCTTCAATGTAATCCATGTCTTCAAAGGCTCTTCCTTGCTCAAATTTTCGGCTCTCCTAAGTATCTCTTTCTTAAATCCCGACACAACCTTACATTCCCTATTACTCCCTTCGTCCCAATCATGTGCTTACCATTTATAATAAtttgtgaggggtattttaatcaaagataaacaaatgattgattgAAACAAAGGGAGTATTAGTTATTACTCGCATAATCACCACCAGCACGACCAGCACTACATTCTTTCTTCATCACAATCTCACGTAAATATTCAACACTAACATCACCAACAAGATGAACTCTAATAAATGTGCaagaatttaattaaacaaaGTCGAAAAATTCGCTATTAAATGGAAACATCATCCTATTCTTTAGTCCAACTAAAAGCGGCTTAAATTCACCGCCACCGTAACGCCGACGGCAACAAATCCTTTGAAAATTAAGGCGTAAAGTCAATAATCGGCGGATTCTCCGACGGTTTTCGCGGGGGTGGCGGTGGTGAGAGTTACGGTTAACGTTGACGAGAAAGAGCACAAATTACAACAACAAATCAAGAAGATTAGGAAGACCATGAAAAATTTCTGAGTAAGCTTGGTTTCGACTCCATTAATGGATGGAAAATTTACAATTTGAGTGCCTTAGGTTTGGTTAAATGTCAATTTGGGTGCCGAGATTTGAATAATTTTAAGGGTGGTGTTCATTCATGGACATGATCCATTtaagggttttttgataactactacctttgtattacacggttttgagaactactaccaaaataattttcgtttaaaaactactacctgtaagtttgatttttttaaaaaacactaccaaatctaATCTAAACCCAATAAAACACAATTTTAAccatttattttttaatttccatcttaagtTGTAAACTTTACCCCTTTAGCACTACTAATACTACTGTTTGCCAATCATTTTGGGGCAAATTTACTTTAAATTAACTTTATCTAATTCACCTATCTAACGTAATTAAGGTAAAAAAGTTGCTTAAACGTCATCAAATTAACTAGTTTAAGGTATAAAAATAACAACTTAGGatggaaattcaaaaataaatggctgagattgtgttttattgagtttggatgaaatttggtagtgttttttaaaaaattcaaacttattggtagtagtttttaagcgaaaattattttggtagtagttcttaaaacagtgtaatacaaaggtagtagttatcaaaaaacccttaAATGGATCATGTCCATGAATGAACACCACCCTTAAAATTATTCAAATCTCGGCACCCAAATTGACATTTAACCAAACCTAAGGCACTCAAGGAGGGGTTACGGGTGCtaattgacgggttttgttaataaagcgGATTAATATATTATAAGTTCGTCATCTTCCTAAAACACTTTTGCTAAAACCTAATTCACTGTTTAAGAGAGTTCTCAAGTACGTTGCCTTGTTATtccgctttattgacaaatcccggagctacagaagtcggatttcgttgttctttgcatcatagtaatccttgcgtcaagggtaagatccacgtaccatttttatagcatttggttgactttgtttaaaccctaattttgggaattgggggtttttatgatttgttgtgtcagtagtgattgtatgattatgtgaaaaggaggaggattcgtagaagaacgattttgagacagctgctagatcgtctgctgtttgtgttgcattccaggtagggttttccctactcgtattagttacatgatatgtgtggtgattgtcttgtagttagtgattgttgattgattcagacggttgagattgtatattgttgattgattcagatttatttgttgattttggtgttatggttattgtttatcGTCTGTGTTCTTGGGTGCGTCCTCGGtgaatggagtcacttgcgggagtggcttcacgcccatggtcgccttctgtggaatccgccacgaagggatgtgcacattaatggacttgggtttatcgctcgatggagatgagtggggcttaggtgggaatggtgcggtcccccatctggcggTGTGGAGTAATTTGTTGctatgggtactctggcaggactacacactttagtgtgtagtcagttatgaggagattgattatggagttgggattggatgtaacgattgagctgtttggtacttgttttattgtgatttatgttgtgtaattagtactgaccccgtctttgtttcgtaaaactgtggtgatccattcggggatggtgagcagttgttgagcaggtttgattagaGGCGTTTGGGGCTAGTGGGATGTGTCACCACCGGTGATTAGAGTCTTCTGTGTTGTCGTATTTCAGTAGTTTGATacatttggtttttgagaacatgtaccgtatttttatcagtttggttttggaattgtaatcacttaaactttattactatttaaattatgtttcgttattgtcatttgattatcattgtctcggggaaccgagatggtgacgttcttatacctgagtggtcttggtaaggcactcggagtatgggggtgtcacaaagtggtatcagagcgacgatcttgaaacttgtaaccaatgaatttaatgaacatagggagtcaattaaaatgaacccggggtagaagttgtaggagctaatgcaaaggcttggaagacgtcctaaagtcgcgaactcgccctgcaattttgaaccggtcacatgggatatgtGTCAGTGTCGTATGTATTGTCTATTGGTTTGTATGTGTACATAGTGTCATGTGtagtgaattgttggatgttgaatgtGGAGGATTGGAGGTATGGAAGTTGAACGATAAGTGATTCGTATgttgaattggatgaaaagcatgttgTATGTTTATGACGTGACATTTTGATAATATGAAGTAGATCGTTTTATTGATTACATAAGGAGTTGCGTATATGTACATGCGTAGTATGgttattttattgaaattataaaacttgtatattatGTTGGGAAAGTGAGataaacatgcgggtagtgtatacgagtttgcatgactcgatcgagtggggggcactcgatcgagtaggtgaggtactcgatcgagtgggtgtgactcggtcAAGTAGATAGTTTGATGATTTTCTgggcagaatcgtgtttttgggtactcgatcgagtatataggggcactcgatcgagtaggggccgctcgatcgagtggcgtgtcagctcggtcgagtatgtttttgAGCAGAAGTCTgattaggttctggagtcgaggcactcgatcgagtaggttgggcactcgatcgagtagcctcaactcgatcgagtgggttctggtactcgatcgagtggggtctgtgcacgttatatacgtgttttgggttatagtatgcgtgtttatatccaccttttcttatatagttacaagatgtcGCCAAAGAAAAAcgccttgtatgctagagctgagaacatgaacattgatgatatagtaaagatgttggagcaccaagatgctcttacggaagcgttgaagagagtgggaaaggataaagaGGTTGATAATTCAAAGATCAGTATCCACATAGCGAGGttcaacccgaaagagtataaggggaccggggagccaattcttctagaTA from Silene latifolia isolate original U9 population chromosome 3, ASM4854445v1, whole genome shotgun sequence harbors:
- the LOC141647537 gene encoding putative protein phosphatase 2C 65 isoform X1, with the protein product MGTCCSRKQKYGTHGNRQIGVCENDSDQVIRGDYGASIRLQGFSGFVSMATMQGKKGLNQDAMTVWEDFTGENEMYFCGVFDGHGPSGHKVSRRVRDQLPAKLSTVYHHIKITGRSQSDVDAFCDDVDDSNSETREPNSRSVRDADDPVADLVFYRWKSSLLRAFREVDQELSLDSSIESYCSGSTAVTIVKQGDYLIISNLGDSRAVMCSRGEIGQVIAVQLTVDLKPSLGKEAERIRRCKGRVFSLGAEAHVLRLWLPDEDSPGLAMTRAFGDFCLKSYGLISVPQIFCRKLVEEDEFVVLATDGIWDVLTNFEVVKIVLSARKRPSAAKLLAVHAIRAWKSRYPSSKIDDIAVVILFLKPPPLEKSLSDISHVTPDSLSHLNSSISQYTRRSISSIDANDVCDVRETNKGKSHNGLSELGEGESLVDMTLNFPRYSNARHRSRSMTKDGDF
- the LOC141647537 gene encoding putative protein phosphatase 2C 33 isoform X2 encodes the protein MYFCGVFDGHGPSGHKVSRRVRDQLPAKLSTVYHHIKITGRSQSDVDAFCDDVDDSNSETREPNSRSVRDADDPVADLVFYRWKSSLLRAFREVDQELSLDSSIESYCSGSTAVTIVKQGDYLIISNLGDSRAVMCSRGEIGQVIAVQLTVDLKPSLGKEAERIRRCKGRVFSLGAEAHVLRLWLPDEDSPGLAMTRAFGDFCLKSYGLISVPQIFCRKLVEEDEFVVLATDGIWDVLTNFEVVKIVLSARKRPSAAKLLAVHAIRAWKSRYPSSKIDDIAVVILFLKPPPLEKSLSDISHVTPDSLSHLNSSISQYTRRSISSIDANDVCDVRETNKGKSHNGLSELGEGESLVDMTLNFPRYSNARHRSRSMTKDGDF